The sequence below is a genomic window from Plasmodium coatneyi strain Hackeri chromosome 13, complete sequence.
TGATAATTGGCTCATTGTATTTACGGAGGTGGCTTCTACACGGGCGCTCCAACGatgttgcattttttgtaagaaaTCAAAAGCGGCGTTGTTTCACCATAGGAGCGAGGCatacttcatttttacccTTACGACCGCATATGTTTACATagttacatacatatatacttttgGGTTATTTAAATTGGAGGAGTGAATGTTGTTTCTCGGTGACTGCCCAGGGGGGATGATCGTGGAACGCCCCAGAATAATTATTTGTGCactgaaaaaggggaagtcctattttatattttttttttttttccagtaaaattgaaaaaataataactgcATTTTTGAAGGGTGCGCGCAGAATATGCTGGAGactgaaaaaatgaaataaaccCGTTTATAAGTTGTGAAGTCGCTATTTAAGTTGTTACATATGTCGTCATTAATAACCGCTACTGCTGTGCCTCATCACGACTGAACGACGAACAAAACATGCGGCAAATTTTTGCcagcgaaaaggaaaaaaaaaatcttgtAAACCACAGTTTTTTTAGTTGCGATCAACGAAGGAATGCCATAAAATCAGGCTTCTGCTATTCgttaatacagaaaaaaaaaacgcaataaaaaaatacgactGAGGTTAACGCAACTGTCGCGAGAAAAGCATGATCTAGGGGAAAATAATGCGAGCATGTTACAAACGAAAGCTGGTGTGGTTGTGCGCCCCTGCTGATACTTGAAGGGCAAACGGTtgactttccttttttgcattaaATCGCGCGGAAGCATCCTTTGTTTTGTATATACAGGGTAAGGAACTGTGGAAGGTCCATATGCGCATAGAATCCGTCGACAGTCCGCGTACCACCCGCTTAagaaaaccctgaaccctcaacACAACTGAGAGAGCGTTCGTATGCATATCATTCGCGCACTTAGAAGCAGCAGGCAGCAGCATCCCCCATAAAATATCAGCACCCGTAATAATacagaacaaaatgggagaaGCAGAGGGGAAGGCGAATTGCCAAATCGAACCGgagagaaaagaagcaatCATAGATACATCAAATTGGCCACTCCTGCTAAAGAACTATGACAAACTGAACGTCCGAAGTTCCCACTTCACGCCCCTCCCAATGGGAAACTCTCCCTACTCTCGCAATTTAGAAGAGTATCTAAAATATGGGATCATCAACTTGGATAAACCCAGTAACCCCTCCTCGCATGAAGTAGTTTCTTGGATAAGAAAAATTCTAAGGTGTGAAAAAACAGGACACAGTGGTACCTTAGACCCCAAGGTGACTGGTGTGTTATTAGTATGCCTAAACAGAGCAACCAGGTTGGTAAAATCGCAGCAGGAATCTGGAAaggaatatgtatgtgtatgtaaaTTTCATTCCAAGCCGAAAAGTCTTGAAGAAGTAAAGCTAGTGCTAAATAACTTCCATGGGGCTATTTTCCAAAGACCTCCATTAATCTGTGCAGTAAAAAGACAATTAAGGGTCCGAACTATTTACGATTCGAAATTATTAGATTATGACGATGCtaataatatatgtgtattttggGTGAAATGTCAAGCAGGTACTTACATAAGGACGTTGTGTGAACATATAGGTTTGCTCCTAGGAGTAGGGGCGCACATGCAAGAATTGAGAAGAGTAAAATCAGGAAATATGACTGAGTATGATAATATGTGTACTCTACATGATATTTTAGATGCCCAGCATGTATACGATACAACTGGGGATGAAAGTTACTTGAGGAAAATTATCACCCCGTTGGAGAAGCTTCTCATAAACTTCCCCAGGATAGTTATAAAGGACAGTGCAGTAAATGCCATATGTTATGGCGCTAAATTAACAATCCCTGGTGTCTTACGATTCGATAATAATATCGATGTGAATTCGGAAATTGTGTTAATGACAACCAAAGGCGAAGCCGTTGCCTTAGCCATTGCTCAAATGACGTCAAGTGTTATTGCCACGGTTGACCATGGTGTTGTTTCTCTCACAAAAAGAGTTATTATGGATAGAGACACCTACGATGTGAAGTGGGGTTATGGTACCAGAtctatggaaaaaaaaaaattaatcctTGCAGGTTTACTTGATAAGTATGGAAAGCCCAATGAAAAAACGCCACTAAGTTGGATCAAAAGTGAAGGTTACGTTCCTAAACTGGTTGGCGACACGGCCATTTATACGCTCAAAACAGATGGCGGTAACAACAGTGAGGTTCcagaaaatgggaagaatgtAATGGGTGAAAATAATAACCCCGTGGGGGGAAGTTCCTCTTTCAATTTAAACGACGgcgaaaataataaaaaaaaggacggtGAAGGGGCGGACGAGAATGAGAACAACGCGGGTGACCAGTCCGACCCGGGCGTGGtcaaaaagaagaggaaaaaaaattaagtccACTTGATTGACGGGTAGAACTTGTAACTTTCTCGAGGGGCATACATATGCGTGTGTCCCCAGAGGCGCAACCCGATTTCACGCGTTCCAGAGGGGGAACCCATTTTTCAATAATGCCGCCTCGAGGATTGCTAGTTTTTCTACAAATGACGCATGGATACTTGTGTATATAAAGATACATACGTGTGTCTACTCTTGcgacaattttttatgtgtacatgtttTTACAGTGATGACAGGCGTAACTGGTTAAGCGTCGCTCCTATCTCATTGCGTTTTGTCCCTTACCATGTCCCTCCTACGCTTCGcgtttcctcttcttcacgTCTGACACCCTTTCCCTCAATCTTTaagacacacacacacacaaaaaaaaaaaaattccattttaaatttaaaacatTTGAACCATAAATGTGGCAGACAATGCGCCAGGTGACCCTATCGCGTGCTCCAAACCGTCACTAAAAATCGTGCGCTAATTATCTCGCTTAAAGGGCGGGTCAAATTGCACCTTCTTACACAGTCGCTTTGCCAAGAAGGAAAGATGTTACCCATTATAGGCTTTCATCTTTTAGGTTTCAGCGTATAGGCTTTGGATACAGGGACTCAGGATTTAGAGTTCAGTATTTAGCATTCAcatttaaggttcagggtttagtgctcatgtttatgttttatggttcatggtttaggatttagggttcagggtttagcattcagtgtttaggtttcggggtttagggtttatcgTTCatgtgttcagggtttaggatacaggcttcagtgtttaggattcagtgtttagggtttagggtttaggctacggggcttagggttcagggtttatgcttCAGGGCTTATGGTTCAGGgatccgggtttagggttcagggcttagggaTCTtgatttaggattcagggtttagggttcatggttccGGATTTAGAGTTCATGGctttgggtttagggttcagggtttagggatcttgatttaggattcagggtttagggttcagtgtttagggatcttgatttaggattcagggtttagggttcaaagTTCAGGATTTGTGGTGCAGGctttagtgttcaggttttagctttcagggtttagtgtttaagttttagggttcagagatTAGTTTtaaggatttagggttcagagctTAGGCTTCAGGATTTTGGATTccggattcagggtttaggattcagggctTGGGTTTCAGGGTCtaggttcaggatttagggttggGGGCTTAGGGTTTTTGGTTTAGAGTTctgggtttagtgttcagggtttatggttaaGAGCTTATGCTTCaggttttagtgttcaggaCTTAGGGCTAAGGGCTTAAGGTTCTGAGTTTATGATTAAGAATTTATGGTTCtggatttagggttctgcTTAGAGCCGTTAGTGtctagtgtttagggtttagggttcagtgtttaggaaTCAGGATTCAAGAACCTGTGTTTAAGGATTTAGGGCTTTTGTGTTATGCGCTTACTATTTATGGAGCAGGGGTGCGTCTTAAATTTTCAGCACTCAGCGTGTATAGTTGATGTATTaaatgtaaatttttaaGTGGAGAAAGTAGCACCACTAATCCCTGaaacataaaccctaaatcttaAACCGCAAACCCTAAATCttaaacccttaaccctaaaccctaaacactgaacctca
It includes:
- a CDS encoding tRNA pseudouridine synthase — translated: MGEAEGKANCQIEPERKEAIIDTSNWPLLLKNYDKLNVRSSHFTPLPMGNSPYSRNLEEYLKYGIINLDKPSNPSSHEVVSWIRKILRCEKTGHSGTLDPKVTGVLLVCLNRATRLVKSQQESGKEYVCVCKFHSKPKSLEEVKLVLNNFHGAIFQRPPLICAVKRQLRVRTIYDSKLLDYDDANNICVFWVKCQAGTYIRTLCEHIGLLLGVGAHMQELRRVKSGNMTEYDNMCTLHDILDAQHVYDTTGDESYLRKIITPLEKLLINFPRIVIKDSAVNAICYGAKLTIPGVLRFDNNIDVNSEIVLMTTKGEAVALAIAQMTSSVIATVDHGVVSLTKRVIMDRDTYDVKWGYGTRSMEKKKLILAGLLDKYGKPNEKTPLSWIKSEGYVPKLVGDTAIYTLKTDGGNNSEVPENGKNVMGENNNPVGGSSSFNLNDGENNKKKDGEGADENENNAGDQSDPGVVKKKRKKN